In a genomic window of Mus pahari chromosome 8, PAHARI_EIJ_v1.1, whole genome shotgun sequence:
- the Tnnc1 gene encoding troponin C, slow skeletal and cardiac muscles, with translation MDDIYKAAVEQLTEEQKNEFKAAFDIFVLGAEDGCISTKELGKVMRMLGQNPTPEELQEMIDEVDEDGSGTVDFDEFLVMMVRCMKDDSKGKSEEELSDLFRMFDKNADGYIDLDELKMMLQATGETITEDDIEELMKDGDKNNDGRIDYDEFLEFMKGVE, from the exons ATGGATGACATCTACAAAGCTGCG GTAGAACAGTTGACAGAGGAACAGAAGAATg AGTTCAAGGCTGCCTTTGATATCTTTGTCCTGGGCGCGGAGGATGGCTGCATCAGCACCAAGGAGCTGGGCAAAGTGATGAGGATGCTGGGCCAGAACCCCACCCCCGAGGAGCTGCAGGAGATGATTGACGAAGTAGACGAGGATG GCAGTGGCACGGTGGACTTCGATGAGTTCCTTGTCATGATGGTTCGGTGCATGAAGGACGACAGCAAAGGGAAGTCCGAGGAGGAGCTGTCGGATCTCTTCCGCATGTTTGACAA AAACGCTGATGGCTACATTGACTTAGATGAGCTGAAGATGATGCTGCAGGCCACAGGTGAGACCATTACAGAAGATGACATTGAAGAGCTCATGAAGGATGGTGACAAGAACAATGACGGCCGAATTGACTATGACG AGTTCCTGGAATTCATGAAGGGTGTGGAGTAG